In Gracilinanus agilis isolate LMUSP501 chromosome 1, AgileGrace, whole genome shotgun sequence, the sequence TCTAAGGTCTAAGCCTtcttcctccacattttttttctccatgagtTCCCTTcacattcttgaccttttcttcttccagataaatttcattttactttttctaaCTCTACTAAACCATTTTTTTGTTATTGGATTGGTATAATtgtcaataaattaattaaatgagttAGAATTATCCTTTTGATGATATTGACTCAACCAAGGCATGAACAATGACTACTTTTCCAATGGTAGATCTggatttgtgtgaaaagtgtatTCAGTGTGTTCATCTAGTTCCTGGGTTTGCCTTGGCAGATAGACTCCAAGGTATCTTAGATGTCTCAAATTATTTTCAATGGCTTTTGACATTTTCTGTCTATAGGGAGTGAGATGTGGATCTCCTCCTAATTTCTGCTGTGCTGTTTTCTGggcaaataatgagttcttgtcccaaagaCAGTGTCTTTGGTTTTACCCAGTGAAAGGTCAACAGAAAGAGATTCCAAGGTttttgaaatggaatttctctttctgttcctttttgCTGTCTTCTAGGGAATCTTGAGGAAAGCTGATGATTTATTCGTGTTGCTTTGCTGTCCTGTCACTTTGTTAAAATCGTCAGTTCTTTCCTTTGGTTTTTGTACTCCACCCTGCAGCCTTCTTCTCTAAGCATACCAGCAAGTGCTCTGCAGAGAGTGACCAGTTGGTATCCGCATTGCCTTTCCCAATTGCTCCATTTTCTGGATCTCCTCTCCTGGCTGAAGGCAGCCCCTCTCGCCCAGTACTGAATGATGGTGAGGACGCTGGACAGCTTTGCTCTAGGCCTGGAATGCCGAGGGAGGTGACCATCAGTAGAAGCAGACAGTGTGCAGAAAAGTCTTGTGGGTTGTCTTCTCAAACTGCCCCAAGAGCTGCTCTATCTCGCCCTCCTGGAGCTCTCCGAGGAGCCGAATGCACTCACAGAGCTCACAGATGAGAAAGGCTCCCAGCATGGCCTCTTCTTGGTCGTCCTCGATGTCCACATTGATGACGAGGACAGGCTGGCCAGTCTGCGGCTGTCTGCAGTTTAGGTGTTCCACCACCCTGTCATAGACGCTGTCTTCACAGGTGATGATGAGGTCAAACTTGTCTGGACAGTTCTGGAATCGTTCTggcctggccttgattctgcgaTTTCTGCCCAGCATGTGCAAAACGCCATTGTGGGTGTAGAACTTGCCGTCTTTCCGGAGCAGATCCTGGTACATGTGCTCATAGGTGGTGTGGAAGTCATACTCGTTGGGCTGGTCTGGCGCTGGTCCCGGCAGCCTCACTTTGCTGCCTGTTCCAAAAGATCGAACGTTGAATCCTCTTCTGCGGAGGAGGCTATGGGCCTCCATGCTGCGGTTCTGGTTACTGGAGCAGACCACGGCCATGCGCAGTGGCGCCGAGGACATGATGCTGGCTACCAGGCGGACTGGGCTGGGGGCGGGCTGGCGGTGGGGGCCGAAGGCAGAGGCAGCAGGGGCGGGAGCGGTGAGAGGAGCCTCCCGCGGCACAGGGAAGACCTCCGCAGCAAGGACTTTGCGGGTCTCTCCTGCTAGGGGAAGCCAAGAGCTACGGCTTGAGCCTGGGCTCTGAGCGAGCAAAATGGGGGCAGAGTCCCAGCCTAGGACACAGCTGAGGAGCTCCTGGCTGCACTCCACACTGAATGGGGACCTTGCAGGGGCCGCTTAAGTACCCAGCTGGGGCCCAGACGGAGCTCCGCCCTCGGCCACTCCCCCGCCTCAGTCCCAGAGAGGAGGCTTAAGCCTCTGCCTGCAGGTGTCAACTCCTGCCTGCAGCTCTCCCACAGGCAGCTAGCAAGTGAGTGTCTGGGGCCAAGTGTCACCCCGGGACAGACAGTCTCCTGGATTCCAGACCAGCTCTCTGGCCAATAGCCCTGAGCATCCCCTGGCTGCCCTTCCTTGGCACGAGGGACCTCAGAAGACAGCATCCCCCCTTTGTATTCCAAGCTTCCAGCGCAGCCTCCCAAAGAGCCCGGTTTAATGAAGGTTTGTTGACTGTCCTAATGACAGCCTAAACCCCGACATCATGCATGATCGAGCCTTCCAGGCCAAATGCTTCAGCTTCCTCCTTGACACAGAGGGGAGTCAACCAGGACCCAGAAAGCTCTGGGGACCTGCCTGAGGTCACAGGTGTAGAATATGGAGGATGGAAGGACCAGATGCTCTCCTGGGAAAACACATCTGCAATCTCgagaaacattttttccatattgggCATTTGGTGGAAGGAGTctggaacaacaaaagaaaactgaaatgcAAATACAGTTGGGGCTTTGACTTTGTTGCTATTTTCCCAGATCACGTGgtgatacattttttaatattcattttctgacattttgaaatccatgttccctccctctctccctgccaaCCTTCTCACCTACCTAAGAAGACAGGTAACATGTTAGAGGTTGTACAGATATGGCCACATGGTGaacattttcatctttgtcatGTGGTGCAACAAggaacatattgcttacactagagaaaaattcatggaggaaataaggaatAGTGTGTCCACAGAGTCATTTAgtctctgtcttttccttctatggcagtggatatagTTTTTGTCAGGAGTCCTTTGTCTTCCTGGATCCTTGTCTTCCTGACATTaattgtctttcacagttgatcatcatacattatttttgttggGGTGC encodes:
- the LOC123230652 gene encoding RNA polymerase II subunit A C-terminal domain phosphatase SSU72-like produces the protein MSSAPLRMAVVCSSNQNRSMEAHSLLRRRGFNVRSFGTGSKVRLPGPAPDQPNEYDFHTTYEHMYQDLLRKDGKFYTHNGVLHMLGRNRRIKARPERFQNCPDKFDLIITCEDSVYDRVVEHLNCRQPQTGQPVLVINVDIEDDQEEAMLGAFLICELCECIRLLGELQEGEIEQLLGQFEKTTHKTFLHTVCFY